Proteins co-encoded in one Nicotiana sylvestris chromosome 7, ASM39365v2, whole genome shotgun sequence genomic window:
- the LOC104225867 gene encoding uncharacterized protein, producing MGKCISFTASRDRFYRYFFSFSGLRSVTTDLEDGTTMHCWIPKVHEPTKPNLFLVHGFGANAMWQYSDLLRHFTPHFNVYLPDLVFFGASATTRPERTESFQARCVKKLMEVHGVHRTSLVGISYGGFVGYSVAAQYPEAVERLVLCCAGVCLEEKDMKDGLFQVSDLEEAASILLPQTPEKLRELMRFSFFKPVKVMPSYFLSDFIDVMCTDYVNEKRELIQNILKDRRLSDLPKISQSTLIIWGEQDRIFPLELGYRLQRHIEGNADLVVIRNAGHAVNLEKPKEFAKHLKAFLVDNR from the exons ATGGGCAAATGCATTAGCTTCACAGCATCAAGAGATCGTTTTTACAGatattttttctccttctctGGGCTTCGTTCTGTAACAACAGATCTAGAAGATGGCACCACTATGCATTGTTGGATACCTAAAGTTCATGAACCAACAAAACCTAACCTCTTTCTTGTGCATGGATTTGGTGCCAATGCAATGTGGCAATATAGTGATCTCCTAAGACATTTTACTCCCCATTTCAATGTCTACCTTCCTGATCTCGTCTTTTTTGGTGCCTCGGCCACGACACGGCCGGAGAGGACAGAGAGTTTTCAG GCAAGATGCGTGAAGAAGTTGATGGAGGTGCATGGTGTGCATAGAACAAGCCTAGTGGGGATAAGCTATGGAGGGTTTGTTGGTTATAGCGTTGCAGCTCAATATCCAGAGGCAGTGGAGAGATTGGTGTTGTGTTGTGCTGGCGTATGCTTAGAGGAAAAGGATATGAAAGATGGCTTGTTTCAGGTGTCTGATTTGGAAGAAGCTGCTAGCATTTTATTGCCACAGACACCTGAGAAGCTAAGGGAATTGATGCGTTTCTCCTTCTTCAAACCTGTCAAAGTCATGCCCTCCTACTTCCTTTCTGATTTTATTGAT GTGATGTGCACCGATTATGTGAATGAGAAAAGAGAACTCATCCAAAATATACTTAAAGATAGGCGACTTTCCGACCTTCCTAAGATTTCCCAG TCCACATTAATTATTTGGGGAGAACAGGACAGGATATTCCCTTTAGAACTGGGTTACAGACTGCAGAG GCATATTGAAGGGAATGCTGACTTAGTAGTTATCAGAAATGCGGGACATGCAGTCAACTTGGAGAAACCAAAGGAGTTTGCTAAACACTTGAAGGCATTTCTTGTAGATAATCGCTAA